From a single Nematostella vectensis chromosome 3, jaNemVect1.1, whole genome shotgun sequence genomic region:
- the LOC5513248 gene encoding CCR4-NOT transcription complex subunit 4 isoform X4 has protein sequence MQTTERDCPLCMEPLEIDDVNFYPCTCGYQICRFCWHRIRTDENGLCPACRKAYSEDPAVYTPLSQDEIQSIIRERKHKDTQRKQKLTENRKHLANVRVVQKNLVFVVGLTQRLADPELLKKPEYFGKFGKIHKIVINNSTNYAGPQGPSASAYITFNKEEDACRAILAVSNAYLDGRTLKTSLGTTKYCSYFLRNIPCPKPDCMYLHEFGDEAASFTKEAMQVGKHQEYEQQLLANYAKKMGITTDKVSKDLWQVGSGWTASSGSGWTLKSDGCSASPRTCSPHSRDSPPGLPQQFEEPFHESEDWEIPSPVTVQEAPPSTQTETETQQASTNRNRTEIPPLSSLIATHNHSPPNTAPSPPNIAPSPPNIAPSPPNTAPSPPHSDPIAAALSGNLASTAPVISGQSSFPAPPPESIAQSIPPPSLPPQSLNDTGWPLNPSIDAAPTPMSYNSGPSLFGSGDIASGLGLSNLHLKISGEDDLGFDPWNESSKGLADLLQEEQSPFAHLTQQNPTLQSRQDFIPAMGFTHQMAAQPPFGQRPPPTGPAQNVQDDFKSWQEGLRALLPNINISFSDGIPDASGWPSVTTGSRSRGPSEWSPATHSAPQPDRPAAVRPPPGFESKTPDPHIPMVDDPSIVWSKVIGGKSDPLPLVPGLIPNGYPNMSANTVTSDLPGAVSSPRGC, from the exons ATGCAGACAACAGAAAGAGAT TGTCCCCTTTGCATGGAGCCTTTGGAAATTGATGATGTGAATTTTTATCCTTGTACCTGTGGATACCAG ATATGCAGATTTTGCTGGCATAGAATCCGTACAGATGAAAATGGACTCTGTCCGGCATGTAGAAAG GCATATAGTGAGGATCCAGCAGTCTACACACCTCTATCACAGGATGA AATTCAGTCAATTATAAGGGAACGGAAACACAAGGACACCcagagaaaacagaaacttacagaaaacagaaaacacTTAGCAAATGTCAG AGTTGTACAAAAGAATTTAGTATTTGTGGTTGGGCTGACTCAACGACTAGCAGATCCAGAG TTGCTAAAAAAGCCTGAATATTTTggaaaatttggaaaaattcACAAGATTGTCATCAATAACAGTACTAATTATGCTGGTCCTCAG GGTCCCAGTGCAAGTGCATATATTACCTTCAATAAAGAAGAG GATGCATGCAGGGCGATTCTAGCTGTCAGTAATGCATACCTCGATGGCAGAACATTAAA AACCTCCTTGGGCACTACTAAATATTGCAGCTACTTCCTGAGAAATATACCTTGTCCTAAGCCT GACTGTATGTATCTGCATGAATTTGGTGATGAAGCAGCTAGTTTTACAAAAGAGGCAATGCAAGTTGG TAAACATCAAGAATATGAACAGCAACTTCTTGCTAATTATGCCAAGAAAAT GGGAATTACTACTGATAAAGTGTCCAAAGATTTATGGCAAGTGGGATCAG GTTGGACAGCATCATCAGGATCTGGATGGACGTTAAAATCAGATGGCTGCTCAGCTTCTCCAAGGACTTGCTCACCACACTCCCGTGACAGCCCCCCTGGGCTCCCCCAACAGTTTGAAGAACCTTTCCATGAATCTGAAGACTGGGAAATTCCAAGTCCAGTTACAGTACAAGAGGCTCCTCCCTCGACACAGACAGAAACAGAAACACAACAAGCTTCAACTAATAGAAACAGAACAGAAATTCCACCTTTGTCATCGCTGATTGCAACACACAACCACTCTCCACCCAACACAGCCCCCTCTCCACCCAACATAGCCCCCTCTCCACCCAACATAGCCCCCTCTCCACCCAACACAGCCCCTTCTCCACCCCACTCAGATCCAATAGCAGCTGCCCTGTCTGGAAATCTGGCATCTACAGCACCTGTCATCTCTGGACAATCTAGTTTCCCTGCCCCCCCTCCTGAGAGTATAGCACAGAGTATACCACCTCCAAGCCTGCCTCCACAGAGTTTGAATGACACAG GATGGCCTTTAAACCCTTCTATAGATGCTGCACCAACTCCCATGAG CTATAATTCTGGTCCGTCTCTGTTTGGATCAGGAGATATTGCTAGTGGTCTTGGGCTCTCTAATCtacatctaaaaatatctggaGAAGATGATTTAG GTTTTGACCCCTGGAATGAATCTAGTAAAGGCCTTGCAGATCTTCTTCAAGAGGAACAATCTCCATTTGCTCACCTCACCCAACAGAACCCTACCTTACAAAGTAGACAGGACTTTATACCAGCCATGGGCTTCACCCATCAGATGGCAGCACAGCCCCCGTTTGGCCAAAGGCCACCACCCACCGGGCCTGCTCAGAATGTCCAG GATGATTTTAAAAGCTGGCAGGAAGGGCTGAGAGCACTGTTACCAAATATTAATATCAGTTTTTCAG ATGGTATACCAGATGCCTCTGGCTGGCCGTCTGTCACCACTGGGAGTAGATCTAGAGGACCTAGTGAGTGGAGTCCAGCAACACACTCGGCCCCTCAGCCAGACAGACCAG CAGCTGTCCGTCCGCCCCCGGGGTTTGAGTCCAAGACACCTGACCCACACATACCAATGGTAGATGACCCTAGTATTGTCTGGTCTAAGGTCATAG GTGGCAAAAGCGACCCTCTGCCTCTAGTCCCAGGCCTGATTCCTAATGGCTACCCTAACATGTCGGCTAACACCGTCACCTCAGATCTCCCAGGAGCAGTG TCCAGTCCACGGGGATGCTAA
- the LOC5513248 gene encoding flocculation protein FLO11 isoform X1 has translation MQTTERDCPLCMEPLEIDDVNFYPCTCGYQICRFCWHRIRTDENGLCPACRKAYSEDPAVYTPLSQDEIQSIIRERKHKDTQRKQKLTENRKHLANVRVVQKNLVFVVGLTQRLADPELLKKPEYFGKFGKIHKIVINNSTNYAGPQGPSASAYITFNKEEDACRAILAVSNAYLDGRTLKTSLGTTKYCSYFLRNIPCPKPDCMYLHEFGDEAASFTKEAMQVGKHQEYEQQLLANYAKKMGITTDKVSKDLWQVGSGWTASSGSGWTLKSDGCSASPRTCSPHSRDSPPGLPQQFEEPFHESEDWEIPSPVTVQEAPPSTQTETETQQASTNRNRTEIPPLSSLIATHNHSPPNTAPSPPNIAPSPPNIAPSPPNTAPSPPHSDPIAAALSGNLASTAPVISGQSSFPAPPPESIAQSIPPPSLPPQSLNDTGWPLNPSIDAAPTPMSYNSGPSLFGSGDIASGLGLSNLHLKISGEDDLGFDPWNESSKGLADLLQEEQSPFAHLTQQNPTLQSRQDFIPAMGFTHQMAAQPPFGQRPPPTGPAQNVQDDFKSWQEGLRALLPNINISFSDGIPDASGWPSVTTGSRSRGPSEWSPATHSAPQPDRPAAVRPPPGFESKTPDPHIPMVDDPSIVWSKVIGGKSDPLPLVPGLIPNGYPNMSANTVTSDLPGAVAVQSTGMLTSNPIYQSTAARPYQPNRTAKQATKQSSPAKSKQRPVSEPFAAGGGFDPSILQRLGVVDDVSQIGGLTKFNLNDPPYFGAVPLKSKLTQSLESIGREEMMKGGKSKQKEKEKRAVHSAKLEYDSKKVEEKGSGKSQATKMKSEEKTKKTEEQPKTSKKSEKKKTSASSQGKESSRPAFKPDKQSVSQSKCKDSRPVESKPKENRPEKKKATKPNPKPSSSQESNWSLEDLTKFTEAADLLQSKLRSFHTDTDVIAEQQDTMSREVQGTLDKLQSQASDAVTAANSMLKSLSHSGHIDPSNLELLTRQVINAKNEAEAAELKLKTLIKENSKVTAKGKRR, from the exons ATGCAGACAACAGAAAGAGAT TGTCCCCTTTGCATGGAGCCTTTGGAAATTGATGATGTGAATTTTTATCCTTGTACCTGTGGATACCAG ATATGCAGATTTTGCTGGCATAGAATCCGTACAGATGAAAATGGACTCTGTCCGGCATGTAGAAAG GCATATAGTGAGGATCCAGCAGTCTACACACCTCTATCACAGGATGA AATTCAGTCAATTATAAGGGAACGGAAACACAAGGACACCcagagaaaacagaaacttacagaaaacagaaaacacTTAGCAAATGTCAG AGTTGTACAAAAGAATTTAGTATTTGTGGTTGGGCTGACTCAACGACTAGCAGATCCAGAG TTGCTAAAAAAGCCTGAATATTTTggaaaatttggaaaaattcACAAGATTGTCATCAATAACAGTACTAATTATGCTGGTCCTCAG GGTCCCAGTGCAAGTGCATATATTACCTTCAATAAAGAAGAG GATGCATGCAGGGCGATTCTAGCTGTCAGTAATGCATACCTCGATGGCAGAACATTAAA AACCTCCTTGGGCACTACTAAATATTGCAGCTACTTCCTGAGAAATATACCTTGTCCTAAGCCT GACTGTATGTATCTGCATGAATTTGGTGATGAAGCAGCTAGTTTTACAAAAGAGGCAATGCAAGTTGG TAAACATCAAGAATATGAACAGCAACTTCTTGCTAATTATGCCAAGAAAAT GGGAATTACTACTGATAAAGTGTCCAAAGATTTATGGCAAGTGGGATCAG GTTGGACAGCATCATCAGGATCTGGATGGACGTTAAAATCAGATGGCTGCTCAGCTTCTCCAAGGACTTGCTCACCACACTCCCGTGACAGCCCCCCTGGGCTCCCCCAACAGTTTGAAGAACCTTTCCATGAATCTGAAGACTGGGAAATTCCAAGTCCAGTTACAGTACAAGAGGCTCCTCCCTCGACACAGACAGAAACAGAAACACAACAAGCTTCAACTAATAGAAACAGAACAGAAATTCCACCTTTGTCATCGCTGATTGCAACACACAACCACTCTCCACCCAACACAGCCCCCTCTCCACCCAACATAGCCCCCTCTCCACCCAACATAGCCCCCTCTCCACCCAACACAGCCCCTTCTCCACCCCACTCAGATCCAATAGCAGCTGCCCTGTCTGGAAATCTGGCATCTACAGCACCTGTCATCTCTGGACAATCTAGTTTCCCTGCCCCCCCTCCTGAGAGTATAGCACAGAGTATACCACCTCCAAGCCTGCCTCCACAGAGTTTGAATGACACAG GATGGCCTTTAAACCCTTCTATAGATGCTGCACCAACTCCCATGAG CTATAATTCTGGTCCGTCTCTGTTTGGATCAGGAGATATTGCTAGTGGTCTTGGGCTCTCTAATCtacatctaaaaatatctggaGAAGATGATTTAG GTTTTGACCCCTGGAATGAATCTAGTAAAGGCCTTGCAGATCTTCTTCAAGAGGAACAATCTCCATTTGCTCACCTCACCCAACAGAACCCTACCTTACAAAGTAGACAGGACTTTATACCAGCCATGGGCTTCACCCATCAGATGGCAGCACAGCCCCCGTTTGGCCAAAGGCCACCACCCACCGGGCCTGCTCAGAATGTCCAG GATGATTTTAAAAGCTGGCAGGAAGGGCTGAGAGCACTGTTACCAAATATTAATATCAGTTTTTCAG ATGGTATACCAGATGCCTCTGGCTGGCCGTCTGTCACCACTGGGAGTAGATCTAGAGGACCTAGTGAGTGGAGTCCAGCAACACACTCGGCCCCTCAGCCAGACAGACCAG CAGCTGTCCGTCCGCCCCCGGGGTTTGAGTCCAAGACACCTGACCCACACATACCAATGGTAGATGACCCTAGTATTGTCTGGTCTAAGGTCATAG GTGGCAAAAGCGACCCTCTGCCTCTAGTCCCAGGCCTGATTCCTAATGGCTACCCTAACATGTCGGCTAACACCGTCACCTCAGATCTCCCAGGAGCAGTG GCAGTCCAGTCCACGGGGATGCTAACCAGTAATCCTATCTATCAGTCCACGGCAGCCCGTCCATACCAGCCCAACAGAACAGCCAAACAAGCAACTAAACAATCCTCTCCTGCTAAGAGCAAGCAAAGACCTGTTAGTGAGCCATTTGCCGCAGGTGGCGGGTTCGACCCGTCGATACTGCAGCGTTTAGGTGTGGTCGACGATGTTTCACAAATAGGCGGCTTGACCAAGTTTAATTTGAATGACCCCCCGTACTTTGGGGCAGTGCCCCTAAAGTCCAAGCTGACCCAGAGTCTAGAGTCTATAGGCAGAGAAGAGATGATGAAGGGTGGCAAGAGTAAgcagaaagagaaagaaaagcgGGCTGTACATTCTGCAAAACTGGAATACGACTCGAAAAAAGTTGAAGAAAAAGGCAGTGGTAAGAGCCAAGCGACCAAAATGAAGTCTGAAGAGAAAACCAAGAAGACAGAGGAACAACCTAAAACATCGAAGAAATCAGAGAAGAAAAAGACTTCAGCATCTTCACAGGGTAAAGAATCCTCGCGCCCTGCTTTTAAACCCGATAAACAATCCGTGTCCCAGTCCAAGTGCAAAGACAGCAGACCAGTGGAGTCCAAGCCCAAAGAAAATAGACCCGAGAAGAAGAAAGCCACGAAACCCAACCCAAAACCCTCTAGCTCTCAAGAAAGCAACTGGAGTCTGGAGGATCTTACCAAGTTTACAGAGGCGGCGGATCTCCTTCAGAGCAAGTTACGGAGTTTTCATACTGACACGGACGTGATCGCTGAGCAGCAGGACACCATGTCACGAGAAGTACAGGGAACTCTGGATAAACTCCAGTCGCAAGCGAGTGACGCGGTGACTGCAGCTAACAGCATGCTCAAGTCGCTGTCGCACAGTGGCCATATCGACCCTAGTAATCTAGAGCTTCTCACGCGCCAGGTCATCAACGCGAAGAACGAGGCTGAAGCAGCCGAACTCAAGCTCAAGACGCTGATCAAAGAGAACAGTAAAGTGACAGCCAAGGGGAAGCGGAGATAG
- the LOC5513248 gene encoding arginine-glutamic acid dipeptide repeats protein isoform X2 has product MQTTERDCPLCMEPLEIDDVNFYPCTCGYQICRFCWHRIRTDENGLCPACRKAYSEDPAVYTPLSQDEIQSIIRERKHKDTQRKQKLTENRKHLANVRVVQKNLVFVVGLTQRLADPELLKKPEYFGKFGKIHKIVINNSTNYAGPQGPSASAYITFNKEEDACRAILAVSNAYLDGRTLKTSLGTTKYCSYFLRNIPCPKPDCMYLHEFGDEAASFTKEAMQVGKHQEYEQQLLANYAKKMGITTDKVSKDLWQVGSGWTASSGSGWTLKSDGCSASPRTCSPHSRDSPPGLPQQFEEPFHESEDWEIPSPVTVQEAPPSTQTETETQQASTNRNRTEIPPLSSLIATHNHSPPNTAPSPPNIAPSPPNIAPSPPNTAPSPPHSDPIAAALSGNLASTAPVISGQSSFPAPPPESIAQSIPPPSLPPQSLNDTGWPLNPSIDAAPTPMSYNSGPSLFGSGDIASGLGLSNLHLKISGEDDLGFDPWNESSKGLADLLQEEQSPFAHLTQQNPTLQSRQDFIPAMGFTHQMAAQPPFGQRPPPTGPAQNVQDDFKSWQEGLRALLPNINISFSDGIPDASGWPSVTTGSRSRGPSEWSPATHSAPQPDRPAVRPPPGFESKTPDPHIPMVDDPSIVWSKVIGGKSDPLPLVPGLIPNGYPNMSANTVTSDLPGAVAVQSTGMLTSNPIYQSTAARPYQPNRTAKQATKQSSPAKSKQRPVSEPFAAGGGFDPSILQRLGVVDDVSQIGGLTKFNLNDPPYFGAVPLKSKLTQSLESIGREEMMKGGKSKQKEKEKRAVHSAKLEYDSKKVEEKGSGKSQATKMKSEEKTKKTEEQPKTSKKSEKKKTSASSQGKESSRPAFKPDKQSVSQSKCKDSRPVESKPKENRPEKKKATKPNPKPSSSQESNWSLEDLTKFTEAADLLQSKLRSFHTDTDVIAEQQDTMSREVQGTLDKLQSQASDAVTAANSMLKSLSHSGHIDPSNLELLTRQVINAKNEAEAAELKLKTLIKENSKVTAKGKRR; this is encoded by the exons ATGCAGACAACAGAAAGAGAT TGTCCCCTTTGCATGGAGCCTTTGGAAATTGATGATGTGAATTTTTATCCTTGTACCTGTGGATACCAG ATATGCAGATTTTGCTGGCATAGAATCCGTACAGATGAAAATGGACTCTGTCCGGCATGTAGAAAG GCATATAGTGAGGATCCAGCAGTCTACACACCTCTATCACAGGATGA AATTCAGTCAATTATAAGGGAACGGAAACACAAGGACACCcagagaaaacagaaacttacagaaaacagaaaacacTTAGCAAATGTCAG AGTTGTACAAAAGAATTTAGTATTTGTGGTTGGGCTGACTCAACGACTAGCAGATCCAGAG TTGCTAAAAAAGCCTGAATATTTTggaaaatttggaaaaattcACAAGATTGTCATCAATAACAGTACTAATTATGCTGGTCCTCAG GGTCCCAGTGCAAGTGCATATATTACCTTCAATAAAGAAGAG GATGCATGCAGGGCGATTCTAGCTGTCAGTAATGCATACCTCGATGGCAGAACATTAAA AACCTCCTTGGGCACTACTAAATATTGCAGCTACTTCCTGAGAAATATACCTTGTCCTAAGCCT GACTGTATGTATCTGCATGAATTTGGTGATGAAGCAGCTAGTTTTACAAAAGAGGCAATGCAAGTTGG TAAACATCAAGAATATGAACAGCAACTTCTTGCTAATTATGCCAAGAAAAT GGGAATTACTACTGATAAAGTGTCCAAAGATTTATGGCAAGTGGGATCAG GTTGGACAGCATCATCAGGATCTGGATGGACGTTAAAATCAGATGGCTGCTCAGCTTCTCCAAGGACTTGCTCACCACACTCCCGTGACAGCCCCCCTGGGCTCCCCCAACAGTTTGAAGAACCTTTCCATGAATCTGAAGACTGGGAAATTCCAAGTCCAGTTACAGTACAAGAGGCTCCTCCCTCGACACAGACAGAAACAGAAACACAACAAGCTTCAACTAATAGAAACAGAACAGAAATTCCACCTTTGTCATCGCTGATTGCAACACACAACCACTCTCCACCCAACACAGCCCCCTCTCCACCCAACATAGCCCCCTCTCCACCCAACATAGCCCCCTCTCCACCCAACACAGCCCCTTCTCCACCCCACTCAGATCCAATAGCAGCTGCCCTGTCTGGAAATCTGGCATCTACAGCACCTGTCATCTCTGGACAATCTAGTTTCCCTGCCCCCCCTCCTGAGAGTATAGCACAGAGTATACCACCTCCAAGCCTGCCTCCACAGAGTTTGAATGACACAG GATGGCCTTTAAACCCTTCTATAGATGCTGCACCAACTCCCATGAG CTATAATTCTGGTCCGTCTCTGTTTGGATCAGGAGATATTGCTAGTGGTCTTGGGCTCTCTAATCtacatctaaaaatatctggaGAAGATGATTTAG GTTTTGACCCCTGGAATGAATCTAGTAAAGGCCTTGCAGATCTTCTTCAAGAGGAACAATCTCCATTTGCTCACCTCACCCAACAGAACCCTACCTTACAAAGTAGACAGGACTTTATACCAGCCATGGGCTTCACCCATCAGATGGCAGCACAGCCCCCGTTTGGCCAAAGGCCACCACCCACCGGGCCTGCTCAGAATGTCCAG GATGATTTTAAAAGCTGGCAGGAAGGGCTGAGAGCACTGTTACCAAATATTAATATCAGTTTTTCAG ATGGTATACCAGATGCCTCTGGCTGGCCGTCTGTCACCACTGGGAGTAGATCTAGAGGACCTAGTGAGTGGAGTCCAGCAACACACTCGGCCCCTCAGCCAGACAGACCAG CTGTCCGTCCGCCCCCGGGGTTTGAGTCCAAGACACCTGACCCACACATACCAATGGTAGATGACCCTAGTATTGTCTGGTCTAAGGTCATAG GTGGCAAAAGCGACCCTCTGCCTCTAGTCCCAGGCCTGATTCCTAATGGCTACCCTAACATGTCGGCTAACACCGTCACCTCAGATCTCCCAGGAGCAGTG GCAGTCCAGTCCACGGGGATGCTAACCAGTAATCCTATCTATCAGTCCACGGCAGCCCGTCCATACCAGCCCAACAGAACAGCCAAACAAGCAACTAAACAATCCTCTCCTGCTAAGAGCAAGCAAAGACCTGTTAGTGAGCCATTTGCCGCAGGTGGCGGGTTCGACCCGTCGATACTGCAGCGTTTAGGTGTGGTCGACGATGTTTCACAAATAGGCGGCTTGACCAAGTTTAATTTGAATGACCCCCCGTACTTTGGGGCAGTGCCCCTAAAGTCCAAGCTGACCCAGAGTCTAGAGTCTATAGGCAGAGAAGAGATGATGAAGGGTGGCAAGAGTAAgcagaaagagaaagaaaagcgGGCTGTACATTCTGCAAAACTGGAATACGACTCGAAAAAAGTTGAAGAAAAAGGCAGTGGTAAGAGCCAAGCGACCAAAATGAAGTCTGAAGAGAAAACCAAGAAGACAGAGGAACAACCTAAAACATCGAAGAAATCAGAGAAGAAAAAGACTTCAGCATCTTCACAGGGTAAAGAATCCTCGCGCCCTGCTTTTAAACCCGATAAACAATCCGTGTCCCAGTCCAAGTGCAAAGACAGCAGACCAGTGGAGTCCAAGCCCAAAGAAAATAGACCCGAGAAGAAGAAAGCCACGAAACCCAACCCAAAACCCTCTAGCTCTCAAGAAAGCAACTGGAGTCTGGAGGATCTTACCAAGTTTACAGAGGCGGCGGATCTCCTTCAGAGCAAGTTACGGAGTTTTCATACTGACACGGACGTGATCGCTGAGCAGCAGGACACCATGTCACGAGAAGTACAGGGAACTCTGGATAAACTCCAGTCGCAAGCGAGTGACGCGGTGACTGCAGCTAACAGCATGCTCAAGTCGCTGTCGCACAGTGGCCATATCGACCCTAGTAATCTAGAGCTTCTCACGCGCCAGGTCATCAACGCGAAGAACGAGGCTGAAGCAGCCGAACTCAAGCTCAAGACGCTGATCAAAGAGAACAGTAAAGTGACAGCCAAGGGGAAGCGGAGATAG